The genomic DNA CAACTggaccaaaaataaatttgaatattaaaataaataacagagatttgattcatttgaataaacatCACAAAATTTGCATCGTTATTTCATTCCCATTAGGCATGGGCAAAATGTAATCCTTTTactaaatcttttttaaattatttttaaaggcatatattctacaaaatgaaaacaggaaaaatattaaattaaaacaatgaagtAACAACAACGAAGAACAAGAAAGCTTTCCTTTAAAAGAGCAGAAAAACTGCTGGTCACACGTTCTTGCGTAGTGTTGTCACACCTTTTCAGTGAAGTACTGATTTTCAGATCCTTATCGTCCCAGCCAGAGGCAAAAGGACCTTCATAGAGCATACGTAAAGAGCACTCTCACAGCTGATAGCTGGAGGGAACATTCAGCGATGAAGCTAAGTACGAGCGATCACAGCGTTATTCCAGTCAATCATTCCAGAGGAATCGGACCACTGACTGACGTTTGGCGGTACGGTACCTTGTTGGCGGGCAGTAAGAGGGAAAGCCCGGTCCACAGGCTGGCGCAGTACAGCGCCAGGGCGGAGCCAAGGTGGGCCGCCAGGCGGTACTGGCTGACCCGCGGGACGTCGTACGAGTCCGGCTTCTCCTCCAGGCCGCTCTTCACCATGTACCACCCGAGCAGGCCCTGTGGGAGGCGCCGGCGAGCACAGTCAGTCACACCGTGCCTTATACAAGACCTTACACAGCCACTTCCGCAAGCCATATGAAAcctgtattttcatttcaactgatAATTTTCCCCACAATTTGGAAGGTGACATTGAGCACCAACACAATGACTTTGGGATAGATCTGCTACATGAGGGAGCTGTGAACTTGTCACACTTTCATGGGACTCATTGTGGGTATCTGGGTATATTTTGATATACTTTGCTGCATGtaaaatttaacttttttctcaCATATGGCATCAAAGCTATGACTATGTAAAAGCAAGAACACAGAAActtgataaataataataataataataattgcaagAAAAGCATTAATCAGGCACAAAACACCAAACACCTCCTTTTTATGCTGCATCACCACAGAAAAGTCAACTTTGAGGTAGCAaaagacatgtttttgttgACATCAAGCCTCATGGTAGATTACTTAAGTTAACAAAAGGGGCTTTGCTTTCGGAGCACGCACCAGCACTGACTAAAACACTTTTAATCAGAGATGCCTTCTCAGTACCTTTCCAGACAGGTTATAGGATAATCTCGCTCACAGAATAAATGCTGTGCGCCTGGGGTTCTGGTTGTCATGGTAACCTTTAGCGCGTGCGTGCTGGGTACCTGGAAGCAGACAAAGCCGCAGAGGCCCAGGACGCAGCCCTTCATGGGGCGGGTGAAGTAGCCCTTCCTCCAGAAGTAGACGGTGGGCAGGATGTACGCCAGGCCCACCAGCCGACCCCACATGCGGTGGCCCCACTCCATGTAGAAGATGAACTTGAACTCCGTCAGGGTCATGCTGTGGTTCATTCTGCCAACGAACACAGTTATCCACACACACTAAGTTATGAAAATGGGacatggttttttttccaatatcaCAGACTTGTGAAGCGTGTAGATTCAGCTTTTAGGCCAGGGCAGTGTGTCTTCTGACCATTGGAGTCGCATTAAGTGACAGAACAATGCATCTAAACGGTCTACCAAGTCAAATCAAGTCATTCAAATTTATATAGAACTTTTTCTGAGCAAGTCAGCACAAAGTGCTTAACAGACAttgacatgtacacacaggtagAGAAATACCCATGCGTACATATGAGTAtagtaaaagaaagaaaacatcacTGCATCAGAGGGCCAAACGTTTCAAACGTAACCTACCCTAAAAGTAAATTAGAAACGTCAGGGACAGGGGGTTCATAGAAAGTTTGGAATGAGGGGTGTTGTTGTGGAGATGTTGCTTTGTAGAACAGGGTATCACACTCCTGACAGGGTTTTATAAAGCACGGGGTGGGGTGGAGActcacattttaaattcaggGAACTGCTGGTACTTCCGGAACTCCGCCTCCCACTCTGCTTGCGTTTGAGGAGGCTTCATCTCCTTGACCAAGTGCCAGTCCACCATGGAGAGACCAGACTCCGTCAGCCTGAGCACAGACAAAAACGCACAAGACATCCGAGTGTGACTCAAACAAACTAAGCACTTTCAGTGTGCCCCTCAAACAAATCATCCCTTTAAATTAGCTACAAGCAAACTAAGCACTTTCAGTGTGCCCCTCAAACAAATCATCCCTTTAAATTACAAGCAAACTAAGCACTTTCATTGTGCTTCTGAAACAAATCTCTCTCAATTCCAAGCAAACTAAGCACTTTCAGTGTGCTTCTCAAACAACATATTTCttaaatttcaaacaaacaggCCTATTTCTTTGTGGCTGTCAATCACAAACATCTTTCAAGGTGAATATCAAACAAagccaaaccaaaataattcaGGCACAATAAGTACttgtaagtaggctatttagTATGAATAGGTATGTATATGGttttatatatgcatttatatacatGATTGTGATGTGTAtgcaatttgtatttttgtcatcttcctacacccccccccccaaactggctaaaaataataaattcaattataaaatcaataaaaatttggtaattataaaaatatgtaaaacataattttctgtACCATCTGTTAATTTGTCCATGACCGCACATATGCTGTCGGTTGTTTCAACCAGTtctagaatttttattttatgcaatgttgcattttatgaaaatgctgAGCTGATCAAattcccccccctccaattAATTACATGCTTGTTTATAAATGTGGCATttgagtgcctatggggacccctggaggatgaggattgaaatacaagttttagCCTAATCCCAGCTGGTCATGTGGTGGAAACAAACTGgtggccaaaagtattgagtactATTGAGCATTACCGGATTGCACAGTCTTGTTAGATAACCATTGTCAGGTACGAGTGATACAGgtatttcaattcaattttattttatttgtacagagGTTTGTACAAAGGGCACTGTCACAAAGCACCTTTGCAGAGATCCTGGCCggaaatttcatttaattataaattagCCCAAGGGCACAACAAACTTGCACCAAGCCTGATGCTCTCTTATGAATCTTGCTTGCTTACCTGGTTACACCTCCCAGAACGACTGCCCCCACCACCAGTCCACTGCAGCCCAGCAGCCATCGTCCGACGATGCGATTGGTTGCCGCGTTGGGCACGGAGGCGGCGGCCGACGACGATGTGGACCCGGCCTCTGCTACGACGGTAGTCTGTCCCCTCCTCGCTACCCACTGCCTTAGCGCAGGTCTCTGCAATTAAAAAGAAGGAGGGGGGCATCGTCACATCAATATATACCCGTCAAAATCCTACGTTACGATGTTACTAGCTAAAATCCTGCTGCACTCCACACAGTTCTACACTCAGGTGTGGAATGCTgcctacattttaaaagcaacagTCATCACAGAGATTATAAATGTCTGCTTAAATCAGCTTTTAAAATACCCCTTTCCAAATGAACATAGGTGATAATTCAGTgtcacattcaaaataaattaaaatagatGTTCATAAAATGTTGATGCAGCCATTTCAACTCATAACCAAAATAAAGTGATATAAACACATAGTCTTTTGTCAAGCCTAGAGAACCTAACCAATCGCAAATCACAACACAACCAAAAGACAACTTTAAAAGTAAACGAATGTTGCACGAGTCTTTCAAGAAAATCAGGAAGATGGAACAAAGTTAACTATTCAGGTGCAAAAGCACCAGGAGCAGTACGACCACCAACACCTTGTAAAaggacaaccaaaaaaaaaaagaaaccagaaaGAAAAGCCAAAGTCTACAGCCAtacccctgctctctcctcctgaaGCGGTTGCACCAGCTATACGCAGGTTCTACTGTAGTCTAGTTAGAACGGCCTTACTGTACTATACTATCTTGAGACACAATAATAATGTAGTATTAGGTAAAGGAAAAccaagtaaacacaaaatactttaaaattttatttatttaatgaagttatcaaacactcatatcatcccacatgaaaaaataatcgtccccttagttactcaaacAACCGACTAACCAAATTTAACTGATAAGATACAGCTGAGAGAACACAGCCAAGCTTTATTGCAGCCAGCCCAGTTTAATCTCAACCTCAAGCATACTGAACCTTACCAATAAAACTGAAGTAGTCATCACAAAGCTTCTATGAGCACACTACttcacaatcaaaggaaattccagaagagaaagaaaatgtcagcctggaaagggttacaaaaccatttctaagCCGCTGGGATTCCACCGAGCCACAGTGCGAcacattatctccaaatggagaactcATGGAACAGTGATGAATCTTCTcagccaaaatttctccaagggcacagAGACAACTCattcaggaagtcacaaaagatcctaAAAGAACAAGCAAAGAAATGCAGGCCTCTCCAGCTTCACCTAAGGtaagtgttcatgactccaaaataagaaagagactggccAAAAATGAGATTTGTGGaagagtagcaaggcagaaaccactgataaccaagagaaacatcaatgctcatctcatgTCTGCggaaaagcacctggatgatccccaagccttttgggataatgttttattgacagatgagtcaaaagagGCACTTTTTGGACAACACAAGTAccattatgtctggcgtaaagcaaacgcagcatttcacagtaaaaatatCATCGCAACAGTCAAACACAATGGTGGTAGTgcgatggtgtggggatgctttgctgccttgggaccagggcaacttgccattattgaaagAGCCATAAATTCTGCTCTGTCTTAGAAAATTCTTACGGAGAATGTACGGTCatttgtctgtgagctgaagcataattgggttatgcagcaaaacaatcatcaaaaacacaaaagcaattcTAAATCTGAATAGCTGAACTGAACCTTGACTGGCATGGCCTAGTCAAGGttctgacttgaacccaatagagatgctgtggcggGACCTGAAACGAGGTATAGCCTACTATAACCTGGACTGTTGGaagaaacccacgcggacacggagATAAcaagcaaactccacacagaaaggccatcGCCGGGATTCGAACCCCACTACTTCTTAAATCCAATATGACACGTCCTATAGCGAATTTAAAATAGCCACATCATTTCAAGTGAATGCGAGAACCTAGCCAATCCAACTGAAGCGAATTTCTTGAATCACTTCGAATATCGTGACCCTGCAATGGGATCTGATCATTTTGAGCGGAACGGCTAATGAACTTCAAATGCGCTGAACGAGTAACTTCAGTTAACACGCGTTTCCCACACCGCAAACCCGGTAAGAGTATCATATTTACCTGTATATTACTGAACTGCAAACCTTTCCCAGATGTTCTACAGCCACTCACAACTAAAGACCGCAAGGATGACAGGAGCATCTTtgatgacaaaatattaaaaacacatcTACTTCACCGCGGCACGTACACTACCACAATACAGTTCCGTGTACAcgaccttcttcttcttctttgaatTTTATGGCGGCTGCCGGTTGATAAATCGTTGTGGAGTGTTAGCGTCACCGACTGGAAAGGAGTGTGAATCGGGATTCTATTTATAGTCTATGAAATGTAAGACAACAGCATTTATTACCAGGATTTATTTGTAATATGTCTCTCAAATCACAATTTAATCCCTTCTCTCTCCAGTAACAACCGGTTTCTCTAAAAAATTTTGGAAAAGATCACTTACACAACCAACGTTTTCTTATTCAACTTTGACCTTTGACGTCAGTTTCAATTGACAAGCATAAAAAGCATATTCcgattatattatatatatatgaaatataatttaaaatatttatgtagtaCTACTATATAATGCTTATATTTGGATatcatttctgatttttttttctccatctcgTAATTTTTAGCACTGTTGAAAAATACATCTGAAGCTTTCACAAAGGTTTCCATCTTGTAATCACGTGATGAGAGTAGTTTTGCATGACCTCACATAAACCTTGTATgttggaaatatattttctttgcttgtttgcttttatGTAGCTCTGTTATTTTCACTTGGTTCGTTGCACAGACgtcactgaaatataaatataaacttttTTATATGTCCCTGCGTTCTACCTAAGTGTTTTTTTCGGTCAGGAGTTACTCGCTGAATATCTGATATTTCTTCCTATTTAAATGGAGGAAACAAACGCTTGAATATCTTGGTCAAAGACTAAAACTGTGCCATGCCATAATTTATAGCCGCAAGCTAAATGCGAATTAGCTAGCTTGTTGATGATCTGTGTTTAACTTTAATGACAGCACGGATATCCTGAAGAGGTTCAGAAGCCGGGGACGACCGCCCCAGAGTTAATCACTATTACGATTGGCTATTGAGGTAACTGAGAACAAATCGGATGTCAGCGAAGGAAGGGTGAGAGGTTGGAGGACTGCAAGAGTTCTAAAAAGTTGACAGGTAATCAGGGCAGTGGAAACTTCGAATGCTGCAAATTTACGTTTTTAGCAAAAAGTATCGAGAGACATCTAAGACGGTACtagtaaaatttgttttatttccgtTGAATAAGAAGACGGTTATTGCAGTGTTTCAGTAAGGCAGCCATGTCCAGTTTGTCTGTGAGGGGATATGAATAGAACCTGGGTGCACACGAACTACTGTAGTAACCAACAATGTTCATATGGTAGTGTTGTGCAACAGCGTGCATTATTTTTTGCTAGTTGTATTTCGTGTTTTGGCTACAATGGTAGTTACCAACATATTCGATTTAAGCATGTGTGAAGAGCTTGTTCAGTAGCTAGATAGTTTGTCACTTTATCACATCACACAAGCTACATTGTCTCCTTCAAGATAATCTTTATTTCTCCACATTGCTCGCTCTTTTAGTTTGCTGTGCATTATCGTGAAATGCATGGGTAACTTTACATCCAGTATTTTGCCAACGTAAGCATTAGGGGGTGGCGATTTTATAAAGGTATGACAACATGCTTAAGTGTTCGTTCTTGTGTAATAAAATTAGCCCTCCACCAAGGtttgttatttataattaatttgcaTGATTATGACAGAGTCTTTTCTTCGCCGTGTAGGATGTCAGAAGGCTTCCTtatggaagtgtgtgtggatTCAGTGGAGTCGGCCATTAACGCCGAAAGGGGAGGTATGTAGCAAAGACTGTTTATGTGTTATTTCACTGACGTCACCAGCAACAGTTGGTGACGGTGTAAACAAAGCTGCAGACACTGAGCTCTATTATAAAACGAGACAGCAGTGCCACCTACGTTGACTGCCgtggaatgtaaaaaaagaatgcagtGTCGTGCTTTAAGCATCAGGGGGCAGTGCTGAGGCAATGCTGAACAGGGTAGAATACCTGACTGTGAATAGAGCCAAATGTTATAAATGGTAAAtcgactgcatttatatagcgcttttatccaaagcgctttacaattgatgcctctcattcacccattcacacacacactcacacaccaacagtgaaaggctgtaATTATATAGCTGTAAAATTAtcatcaaaatatatttcaaataattacgAGTAAATATTTCACCTGATACCCCTTAGGAAATACATGTTGCCGTAGAAGAGAatataagatatataaaaatagtcTAAAATACCagcttgctttttttatttttttggaaccCAGGAGGCATTCCTTAGGTGTTTGATTTTATGCTACTATAATTGGCTTAATAGGATTATTTGAATGAGTAAACTGCCCTCTCGCATAAAATGAACTGCTGCTCAAAATGTTCCTGAGATTCcagtttttcagtgtttataaaatacaatccaattaattttctcacattttttttgttgatgacaGTGTGCAAAATCCATCAGTCAGACCGTCTGGTATGTGTGTAAAACGTACGGCTCATGACAGAAAAAGGTCCCAAATTTAATGTGGATTCTTTCTTTTCCTGCACATTCTCTCTTTGATCGTTGTGATAATGTTTCCGACCACTTAAGGTTGATTGAAGTGACAGGTAAAATCcagctgcttctctctctctctctctctctctctctctctctcttttgcaggTGCAGGCCGCATTGAACTGTGCTCCAGCCTCCAAGAGGGAGGGATCACACCCAGCATTGGTGAGTCACtcgttccaaaaaaaaagagagcaaacttGTGACACAGTGCTGGGCGTGGTGACTGCGTCACGTGCTCAATGGACaagacaaacaggaaaatggCTTGCTTTCTGCCTTTAATctatacatccatccatccattatctaacccacttatcctggtcagggtcatgggggggggggttcttgaggctatcccagcatgcattgggtgaggaatacaccctggaaagGTTGGCAGATGcatgccccacccccttccccatcccCTTCCCCAGGCCTCCTGAAGGTGGTGAAGCAGTACACCAGGATACCGGTCTACGCCATGATCCGCCCCCGCGGGGGGGACTTCCTGTATTCTGACCACGAGGTGGAGGTGATGAGGATGGACATGGAGCTGATGAAGAGCAGCGGAGCGGACGGGCTGGTCCTGGGGGCTCTGACTGAGGACGGACAGATCGATGCCGAGCTCTGCATGGAGCTTTTGGGTAGGTCCTCGTGACCAAAAGCCTCAGTATCACACACTTATACCCaactcagtctcacacactgatGCCCAACTGTTTTCCTGCATATCCACTGAGTTTGGAGTAATAGGGCCCATCTGACAAACATGAGTCGTTATTATGggaatgctttttgttttttttttcctatacaatggattaaaaatctgaaatattttaaaacccaTTGAAactaatatacatatatatatatatatatatatatatatatatgtaatacatAATAATGCTACAGTATGGGACTTGAAAGTACTAAAGCCTGATATCTAAAAAGTACGGTATTTCTAGGTATAACCTATAGATTGCCTGCGTGCTAGAAATGGTCTACCCAGACTTATTCTCTGATGTCATTAGCTCACTAGTTATGTTGCCTGTGTGTAATCTTAGTTTAAATCTGCTCTGGACAGGGCACTTTTCAAGAACCCAAATTTGGATACTGGCATCTTAAAACTAGAGACCAGATTCCAAACTTCCATTTCTGTGTTGGAAAAACTAGTGTCTAAAGAAAAACTGGCAATAATGCATTCAAAATTAACAGTGGGAAATTTCAGTCAGGCTTTAAGTTATAGCACAACACTGAAACTGCTCTCCTGAAGGTCAGTAACAATCTCCTCTTGACATGAACGCTGACCCTGAGGAAGGCTCTATATTAGCATTCCTCAGGGTTGGTGTCTCTGGTTCTTTACTTTTCCAGTTTgggttaaaaacaaaaggggaCAGGGCCTTTTCTGTTGGGGGCCGTAGACTCTGGGTCAGCATACCTGCAGATCTGAGGCCGTTTACTCTGACCTAGATTTCTGTCTATATTTACACGCTGTAAATCTTTCCTGACCTCTGACATCAGCATCCCCTTTTCCAAAGTATGCTACTGTGTAAACTAATCCTGCGGCTTCTCTCTCTTACAGCTGCATGTCGACCCTTGCCAGTCACATTTCACAGAGGTAAGCGCAGTCAAATAATCGAATAAGTTTACTGTTAACTATAGTTTAGGTATGAAAAGAAGAAGgtggaaaattttttaaatgataggGGCGGCAGATTAGTATTGAGgtttgggaactgggcttgaactcaaaggttgcgggttcaGTTTCCAGCTAGGCACTCGCTGCCATTGTGCAAATGgattgtgtaatgtgtgtatctggctctgctaaatgctaaaatgtgaaatgtgaatataCAAAATGAGCATTTTGGCAATTCTCCTTTTTATAAAAACTGGACATCAATGGCGCATTTACGTCTTGGggcagaaaataataatgaaatataatttcatatgtctcattttataaataataaatgtccATGGAGACCTGTATTTACATTCTCAGGCTGGATTCCACACTATACAGGGCTAGATTTGAATGGTGACTTATTCATCACTGCACTAGAGCGTTTTCAGGCACTGCGGCCCACAAAATagtgtctttctctgtctgaaaTACCGTTACATGCTAAAAGGTGGtaacacagtttttgttgttttggctctgtactccgtcacattggatttgaaacaaaataatgaatatgaggttaaaatgcaaactgtcagctttaatttgagggtatttacaacCACATcaggtgatccgtgtaggaattacaggcctttttttaaacgtaGTACCCcaattttaggggagcaaaagcaATGGGACAAATTAACATTCGGAAATGAAGGTATACCTGGTTTGGAACACTCAAAAAACTTGGACTACCTTAATTCCCCTGAAAGATATCTTTTAGGTTGAGATTTGGAGGTAATGTGCATCCATAACGCACGGATATTCATTTCAGCCCATTTCGtttctgattggcagcccacAGAATGGACAGATTGCTGAtgtcactcatgcacacaacatGATTTCCAAGACAAAATCCAAGTCTAGCTCTTTCTGTATAATACACCCTTGTAAATGAAGTTGcgctttttcataatttttttctgcgTGCTTGAGAGGAAGTGGCTTGACAGAATGcgcagtgtgactgtgctcaCCTGTATGTAGGTAGACTGTGCGTACTGTGACTGTGCTCACCTGTATGTAGGTAGACCGTGCGTACTATGACTGTGCTCACCTGTATGTAGGTAGACCGTGCGTACTGTGACTGTGCTCACCTGTATGTAGGTAGACTGTGCGTACTGTGACTGTGCTCACCTGTATGTAGGTAGACCGTGCGTACTATGACTGTGCTCACCTGTATGTAGGTAGACTGTGCGTACTGTGACTGTGCTCACCTGTATGTAGGTAGACCGTGCGTACTGTGACTGTGCTCCCCTGTATGTAGGTAGACAGTGCGTACTGTGACTGTGCTCACCTGTATGTAGGTAGACAGTGCgtactgtgactgtgctgctgcaTACTGTGACTGTGCTCACCTGTATGTAGGTAGATAGTGCGTACTGTGACTTTGCTGATCTGTATGTGGGTAGACTGTGCCGCTGCGTACTGTGACTGTGCTCACCTGTATGTAGGTAGACCGTGCGTACTGTGactgagctcacctgtatgtAGGTAGACTGTGCgtactgtgactgtgctgaTCTGTATGTAGGTAGACAGTGCCGCTGCGTACTGTAACTGTGCTCACCTGTATGTAGGTAGACAGTGCgtactgtgactgtgctgctgcgTACTGTAACTGTGCTCACCTGTATGTGGGTAGACCGTGCGTACTGTGACTGTGCTCACCTGTATGTGGGTAGACTGTGCCGCTGCGTACTGTGACTGTGCTCACCTGTATGTGGGTAGACTGTGCCGCTGCgtactgtgactgtgctgaTCCGTACTCTTCTCTCCAGCCTTCGACATGGTGCGGGACCCCTGTGCTGCGCTGGAGGTGCTGGTGTCCCTGGGGTTCGAGAGGGTGCTGACCAGCGGCTGCGACAGCACTGCTTTGGAGGGCCTCCCGGTCATCAAGCGATTGGTGGAGCAGGTCAGGTGATCAAACACACGTCCCTTTTATCTATGACAGGCCAAACGTCCATTTCATCTACGATTGGCCAGTAGTTGTTATAGGCCATTTtggaactaagggacctagcccaaaccataaaatacagccccagaccaaggggtgccAACATACCTTTGGTCTTATAGGGTATTTATAGGCCAATATTTGTCATGGCAAGCTTGACTTTGTATTTAATTGTGCAGATTAAATTGTACAGATTAGAAAGTATAACTGGTTAGTCTCTCATTATGGACCTGGTTTATGAAGTTATACTCACTTTTCTCCATAGGCCAAAGGAAGAATTATCATCACGCCTGGTAAgtacactgtacagtatttgaCTTGACTAGAAGTCGGGCAGCTAAAATGTGGTAGTTGCggcatatatttttcattaggTTTAGCCTACTTATTAAAGCATGTTAAAGAGAATCGTTGAATCTCTCTATCTCTGATGCGGagaaagaagctgtgtgtttataaaaGCTGGGCGTCAAAATAGCAACATTGCAGCACGCCTAGATTCTGAAGGTTGTGAATTCTCAAACCATCAAAAAAGAAACGAGGTTAGCCCGCCCCAAGCTAAAAGCGTGATCTCGGCTGTAACGTGCAGTACTCACCAGCTGTATGTTGCTGCGTTGGGGAAGTTTCAGTTCCACTTGCTTATTCCttagctgttcatttttctgccAGCTGTGTGAAAAAGCGGTCACCGCATTTCTGCACAAACGCGCGGCTCGGTCCGAGCGCTCATTTTCAGTGCATATAGCGCTGACTGCTAAATGAACATTGTGGCCAAAGCAGTTCAGTAATGGCCCAGTCTTTGCCTACATAGTGAATGGTCCAATTATTACACATGGATAAATGCTTGTTGTAGACCATTAGGGGATTATTGTATGTGagtgctttgctttttttttttctttcatgtttaaCACTGAAAGCCTGTTGATGGAGCTGGACAGGAAATGCAGTACtcctgtatgtgtttgtgatgtcCAGGAGGGGGAATCAGCGAGCGGAATCTGCAGAGGATTCTGGAAGGCTCGGGGGCCCAGGAGTTCCACTGCTCCGCACGTTCCAGCAGGGAATCGGCCATGAAATTCCGGTACAGTTCATTCAAAGCAGAGAttgttctgtttctgttatgtgtatgtgcgtgtctgtctgtatttgcatgtgtttttccATGCGTTTCCATATGTACTTATGTTCCTATCTtctgtttgtgactgtgtgtgtgtgtgcgcgcgcacgtgtgtgagttT from Anguilla rostrata isolate EN2019 chromosome 18, ASM1855537v3, whole genome shotgun sequence includes the following:
- the LOC135244388 gene encoding heme A synthase COX15, with the translated sequence MLLSSLRSLVVSGCRTSGKGLQFSNIQRPALRQWVARRGQTTVVAEAGSTSSSAAASVPNAATNRIVGRWLLGCSGLVVGAVVLGGVTRLTESGLSMVDWHLVKEMKPPQTQAEWEAEFRKYQQFPEFKIMNHSMTLTEFKFIFYMEWGHRMWGRLVGLAYILPTVYFWRKGYFTRPMKGCVLGLCGFVCFQGLLGWYMVKSGLEEKPDSYDVPRVSQYRLAAHLGSALALYCASLWTGLSLLLPANKLPNTHQLMRLRRLAQGTGGLVFLTALSGAFVAGLDAGLVYNSFPKMGERWLPDDLLAFSPTLKNFFENPTTVQFDHRILGISTVSAITGLYLFSRRMRLPRRAKIAIGCLTAMAYAQVGLGISTLLLYVPTPLAATHQSGSLALLSLAIWVLTELRRVAK
- the cutc gene encoding copper homeostasis protein cutC homolog isoform X1, coding for MENSWNSDESSQPKFLQGHRDNSFRKSQKILKEQAKKCRPLQLHLRMSEGFLMEVCVDSVESAINAERGGAGRIELCSSLQEGGITPSIGLLKVVKQYTRIPVYAMIRPRGGDFLYSDHEVEVMRMDMELMKSSGADGLVLGALTEDGQIDAELCMELLAACRPLPVTFHRAFDMVRDPCAALEVLVSLGFERVLTSGCDSTALEGLPVIKRLVEQAKGRIIITPGGGISERNLQRILEGSGAQEFHCSARSSRESAMKFRNLNVSMGASVSVPEYSSKVADVTKVRTLNAIAKNTL
- the cutc gene encoding copper homeostasis protein cutC homolog isoform X2; translation: MLQIYVFSKKYRETSKTVLVKFVLFPLNKKTVIAVFQMSEGFLMEVCVDSVESAINAERGGAGRIELCSSLQEGGITPSIGLLKVVKQYTRIPVYAMIRPRGGDFLYSDHEVEVMRMDMELMKSSGADGLVLGALTEDGQIDAELCMELLAACRPLPVTFHRAFDMVRDPCAALEVLVSLGFERVLTSGCDSTALEGLPVIKRLVEQAKGRIIITPGGGISERNLQRILEGSGAQEFHCSARSSRESAMKFRNLNVSMGASVSVPEYSSKVADVTKVRTLNAIAKNTL
- the cutc gene encoding copper homeostasis protein cutC homolog isoform X3, encoding MSEGFLMEVCVDSVESAINAERGGAGRIELCSSLQEGGITPSIGLLKVVKQYTRIPVYAMIRPRGGDFLYSDHEVEVMRMDMELMKSSGADGLVLGALTEDGQIDAELCMELLAACRPLPVTFHRAFDMVRDPCAALEVLVSLGFERVLTSGCDSTALEGLPVIKRLVEQAKGRIIITPGGGISERNLQRILEGSGAQEFHCSARSSRESAMKFRNLNVSMGASVSVPEYSSKVADVTKVRTLNAIAKNTL